ACTCAAGCACATCCTCTCTACAGCTGCAAGGGCTATCCTCCGTTTCAGTGCATCGGCCTCTGGGTCAACAATGTAGATGGCAAAGTCAGTGATCATCAAAATGCGCCGCTTCATCTTCCCAGAAGCAGTAAACTTCAAAACTTTATCGGCAAACAGAACCTCCTTGTCACCTGAAAAATTCAATGCAATGGAATTCAATCAAGTAACTCCATTAGGCACAAGAAAATGCTTAAATTCTCTTAAGTTCTCAAATAAGAATGATTACCAATGCTACATTATCTTTACACAACCAAACATCTATCTTCCGAACCAAAACTTCCAATTCAATACCCAAAAAGAaggcaaaatgaaaaattgatgTTTGATTTACCGAACAGATagcaaaattgaaaacattatGAAAGGCGAGACCTTGTTTCTGCAAGATTTTCATCAAGTACGGATTGGAACGGACGTCGATGTAGTCTCCTTTGTATTCTCTGCGAAACGAAGCTTTTCTTCGGACCTTGACCCCCATGAAGGGCTCCTGATCTTCAGTGACGTTGCTATTTCTAATTCCGCCATTATCTTCTCCGTTGTCGTTTTGGCGGCCTAGGGCTTCCGAGGGGTTCCCCTCTTCATCTTCCGCCACATCGTATTTGGGAATCTCCGTTGGGGATTCGTCCACCTGGACCCGCTTCGGAACCTTCAACCGCTGCATTTTCAGGCGTCGTTACGGCGACTCAGACACGGTAAGCGACGCGGAGTGAGGTGGCGTGAGGGTGGTAGATGCTAACTTGCTCCGGGTGTGCGCTGCGCACCATGTGCAGCGGGGGTGTTGTAATCGGTGAGTTGGATTCTAGAATCTCCTATTAATCATCCAATCTACGCAACGGCGCACGTTAGAAACGTCTATCATTGGGTCCCATGGGAAGCGTGTGCTCTTCTGCGATCAGGTTAGGGACTGTAGGTGATCTGAGACGTCGGCACTGCGGGACCCAGATGCATATCGACCGTCCATCAGATAACAGCAAGTGGGCTAGGATTTCCCCTCGTAATCACCGTCTACTTTCTAGCTGGTGGATCGCAGTATATAACGTGTAGGACAACTGTCATCTAACAGAATAAAATCCTGActtaaatttaagaaaattaaatagattcattatttgaattattatatgatttactttttcttctttttttatttaattaatgatCCATCTATATAATTTACTTGAgatgaaatttataaataaataaatttaatcacACACATTGGATATTGGGCCCACTCAATCGTCGGTCTCCGACCGTGTGGTTGACCGCCGGCGTTGTAACTTTTAAACAATGGCAGCAGCCAACAGAAAGACCAAGTCCTTGAACGCGCCTGGGGGAAGCGGGAAACGACGTCGCTTTGGTGTCCCAAATGAAATCACCTTGACGCAAAAGCTATATTCGATTCCGCGGTGACTTTCGgcgccaaaaacaaaaacaaaaacaaaaaccaaccggaaaaaaaagggaaaagaaaagaagaaagagaaagattaTCGTAAAGGAAACGCCAAGTGGGACCCAGACAGAGGGAATAGAATTTAAGCCAATCAGCAGCAACAGGTCGATTACAGAGCGGTTTTTATAAAAGTCGTTCCATTTCATCAAAACACATTCACAATCCGCCTTCCCCAATTTCCATTTTCCATctctttcttcatttcttcttcGATTCATTGTTCACGTAGGAAGGAGGACGATCTCTGTCTTCGTTTCTCTCTGTAACTCTTCCTATCAGGTACGATCTCTTCgctgaaatttaaattatttttaggtGCTGGTTGTTGTgcatggttttggtttttatttttgatctGAGATGGTGATTTTGGATATTGGAAATAGGGTTTCGCAAATGGCCTCCAAACGGATCTTGAAGGAACTCAAAGATTTGCAGAAGGATCCTCCTACATCATGCAGCGCCGGTAATCACATTTTCCTGCTTATGAATTCATTTCCTGTTCTGAATTTTGGTCTTTTTCTTGAATTCTGGGTTGTTTGCCTCGTAAATTTTGAATCTATGTGTCGATGTTGGCATGAAATTTCAGCTTTAATTTACCACTTTCCATTCCAAATGATTCTGTTGAGTGTGATCAGTTGGTGCTTATGGATGGTTGGTGATTTGCAGTGAATTATCTGGGATAGTttaatattgtaattttgGTATGTTGCAAAATTCGTAAGGACAAATTCCTGGGTCAATTTTTTGTAGTTGATGCTAAGAAGCATATACTGAAAACTGAAATATGACTTCCAACAATAACATTGGTAATTTTACTTATTTCATCAGTTTGTGCATAGTTACTTCACATAGGAAAGC
Above is a window of Prunus persica cultivar Lovell chromosome G2, Prunus_persica_NCBIv2, whole genome shotgun sequence DNA encoding:
- the LOC18786974 gene encoding myosin ID heavy chain, which encodes MQRLKVPKRVQVDESPTEIPKYDVAEDEEGNPSEALGRQNDNGEDNGGIRNSNVTEDQEPFMGVKVRRKASFRREYKGDYIDVRSNPYLMKILQKQGDKEVLFADKVLKFTASGKMKRRILMITDFAIYIVDPEADALKRRIALAAVERMCLSELSDNFFAIIIPTEYDVLMASTRKTEIVTVLVEATKSASDYELEVCFSNSFEYNATAEFVKEVQFEEVEGGVKTRILKK